One Chloroflexota bacterium genomic window, GGCGGTGGCTGCGGTGCTGGAAACCCATCTGACGCCTCTCATGGTGAGCCGCTATTTGTTGCATTGATGCCGCTTGTGGGGGTCTTGCGGCGTGGAGGGCAATGCCGCTTTGTGCCAGAACTGTTTGGGAAAACAAAAACGCCCGTCCATGCGACGGGCGTTTGGGCTTGCTGGGGTTGGACGGTGTTTAGCCGTTCCAGTCGGCGGGCGCGCTGGGCGCTGGCGGCGTGCTGTTGGCGGTCACGATGCCACCGGTGGCCTCGGCGTATGCCTGGCCGTAAAGGTGGCCTTCCACCGCTGCAGCATAGGGGTAGGTGATGATGATACCAATGAGGCACGCAATGAGGCCCAGCGGGGCAACCAACCCGGCCACCAATCCCCCTAAGAAGACGATGACGTAGGCGCCCAGGTTGTCTTTCACCATGCTGATGGCTTTGCCAAAGGCCAGCCCTTCGCTAATGCTGTCGGCGGCCATGGTGAAGCGCATCAGGGCTGCGGGCATCACGAAGCCCATGAAGATGCTGTAAATGAAGACCACGCAGCCGATGAGCAAGTTGACCAGTGTGGCCGCGGTGCTCAGGTTGTTGCTGTTCTGGCCCATCATTGAAAGCGTTAAGGAGCAGGCTTCTAAGATGATGAGGGGCAGCGCGTAAACCAGCGCCACAACCAGCCCTTTCAGGCCGCGGACGAAGTAAGTGCCGAAGTCATCCCAGTCGGGCAGCACTTCGGCCTCGCCCCCAGCGACGCGGCGGCCGATTTCCAGCATCCACCCCAAGACGGCCAGGTTGACGATGGGGATGAGCACGATGATGCCGGCGATGGCAAGTTTCTTTAGCCAATCTTTGTCTTCAAAAACGAATGAAAAGGCCTTTCCGAAATCCATCTGACTCCTCCAGGTTGGTGATACATGCTGCATGATGCGATTAAGACACTTTTATTATACAGCATTTAATGAGAGCAACGAAAAACCGGCCCGAAAAGGCCGGTTGAGGTCAGCAGATGGGGGGAAGGCGTTACCACGTCAGAATGAACACGATGGTGAAGAGCGTGGTGACGATGAATTGGCGGATGCCAATGACGGTGGGCTTGACCTTGACGGCGGGGTGAAACACCCCCCATGTGGTCTCTGCCCACTGCACGGCATATGCCAGCCACAACCACGGGGAAACCACGCCGAAGATGCCTAAGATCAGCACGGCAACGAGGTTGAATGTGGTGTAGCAGAGGGGGCGCCACCCCTTGCGGGCGCGTTCCCGCAAAGGCGGGGCGGTAGGCCAGGTGCGTTGTTCCAGGCGCACGTAGGCATACACAATCGAGGCTGCAGCCTGGAACCACAGCAGCAGCCACAACAACCATCCTGTCCATGTGACGCGCCCCTGCGCCAGCCAGAGGGCGGCGGGGGCGCTGAGCGCCAACGAGCCGCTGGCTACGACTTCCACATCCATGCGGCGACGCTCGGCGCGGTGGGCTACCAGGCGAAGATGCCACAGGAAAACGAGCAGGCCCGGCGCGGCCAGCCAGAGCAGATATACTGCGCCGGCGCGCGCTAACGCGATGGCCGCGATAATGCCCACAGCGCCGTAAACGCCGCTCCAAAACAGCGCCGCCGGCAGGTCTTTTCGGCTGCGGCGTTTGGCATACACCTTTACGGCAATGGTCACCGGCTGACGGGCAAAAAAGGCGGCCAGTGCGCCTACGACCAACCACGCCGTCGCGGCATCCCAGCGGTGGCCGGCCACCAAGCCAACGGCTAACGGGCTGAGCAGGAAGGCCCAGGCACCGTGCTCTTGGGGCAGGGCAATGTGTTTGCGAAAGATGCGTTCCAGTTTCATAGTGCGCCTGCCGATGAGGAATGCGTGCCAGCCGCGATTATAACCCGCCCCACTGCGGCGGCGGCAAATTCTTCGCAAACTTTCATCTTCGCCCTGGCGTTAGTGCTGCGATTTGATTTCGGCCGCGGGAATGCCCTGATCGCTGGCAATGACCAGCCCCTCGCCACGCCGCAGGTCGCCTTTGTAGGCGATGCCGGTGGTTTCGGGCACCCAGCCTTCCAGGTTGAAGGGGATAACGCCGTAGGCGATCATCCATTCGCCGTTGTATTTGCGGGCGATGTGAACATGCGTGCCGGTCGTGCGCCCGCCCTCGCATGAGGGGTGGCCGATGGGGTCGCCAGCTTTAAGGCGGAGGCCCTGGGGGACGCGACCGTTATCGGCCAGGTGGAAGTAGAAAACATCCCAACCGGTGCGCTCGTCGCCGTCGCCGTCTAAATCGAGCATCACTTCGGCGTACGTCGAGCGTGCCACAACACCGTCGGCGACGGCCACAGCCCATTTGTCGGTTGACTGGCAGCCGGAAACCCCCAGCGGGGCGAAATCCAGAGCGGCGAATGGCTGCCCCAGCCCCCAGCCGGTGTGCGGCGCGCCGGTGAACACCCAGATTTCGCCCTTTGAGAAGGGCAGTTTCATCGGCGGCTGATGCAGGTTGGCGGGAATGTGCGGTGGCGGCGGGTTTTTCCACGGATCGCCGAAGAGAAAGGCATAGAGCCGGAAGAACCCGCGCGGCGAGACCGCTTCGCGGTACATATTGGCGGGCAGCATTTGGGCAAAATAGTTTTGCAACGCTACCGTGGCTGCATTTTGCCACGGGTCGGGGCGCACTTCGGTGCCGTCGCGCAGCACGAAAAGCGGCAAAGCGCCCAGTTTCCAGCCATAATAGCCGTTGTTGAGCAGGTTGGCGGCATAATTGAGTTGCAGAAACAGGCCGTGGTGTTCGGGGTCTTTGTAGCCCAGGGGGTAGCGCATTTGGTCCGGCGGCAGAGATGGCCTGGTGAGCGCGCCGGCCTGGTATTCCAGCAGGGCCAGCAGCAGACGCGGGTCGATGCTATACATTCTGCTGATGTAATCGACAATATTGGCACCGTCGCGCGTGGCATTGGCGGCGTATTCCTGGTAATGGGCCAGCCAGCCGTTGGGGTAATGCGCCAGGAAGGCGCGCGTGTTGAAACCCTGTGCCGCCGGGCCGTTGACGAAGAGCGCATCAGGCAGAATTTTGAACGGCGTGCCCCAGAACGGCGCGTAATAAATGGGCACTTTCATGGGAAAGCCCGGCGGCAAGGTGGTGATGTCGCGCGGGAGGTTGGGGTTGGCATCCAGAATTTGCTGCACTGTGGTGTTGAAATGCGCCGCAATCGCAGGGAGGGTGTCACCGTCC contains:
- a CDS encoding DUF4013 domain-containing protein, giving the protein MQHVSPTWRSQMDFGKAFSFVFEDKDWLKKLAIAGIIVLIPIVNLAVLGWMLEIGRRVAGGEAEVLPDWDDFGTYFVRGLKGLVVALVYALPLIILEACSLTLSMMGQNSNNLSTAATLVNLLIGCVVFIYSIFMGFVMPAALMRFTMAADSISEGLAFGKAISMVKDNLGAYVIVFLGGLVAGLVAPLGLIACLIGIIITYPYAAAVEGHLYGQAYAEATGGIVTANSTPPAPSAPADWNG
- a CDS encoding LysM peptidoglycan-binding domain-containing protein, which encodes MMIKLRNLTAAFWLGALALLAACSPAASGNRAPAAASPAAATPTPTLEGTPLPTRPEYAPGTLVDYTAQDGDTLPAIAAHFNTTVQQILDANPNLPRDITTLPPGFPMKVPIYYAPFWGTPFKILPDALFVNGPAAQGFNTRAFLAHYPNGWLAHYQEYAANATRDGANIVDYISRMYSIDPRLLLALLEYQAGALTRPSLPPDQMRYPLGYKDPEHHGLFLQLNYAANLLNNGYYGWKLGALPLFVLRDGTEVRPDPWQNAATVALQNYFAQMLPANMYREAVSPRGFFRLYAFLFGDPWKNPPPPHIPANLHQPPMKLPFSKGEIWVFTGAPHTGWGLGQPFAALDFAPLGVSGCQSTDKWAVAVADGVVARSTYAEVMLDLDGDGDERTGWDVFYFHLADNGRVPQGLRLKAGDPIGHPSCEGGRTTGTHVHIARKYNGEWMIAYGVIPFNLEGWVPETTGIAYKGDLRRGEGLVIASDQGIPAAEIKSQH